The Blastopirellula marina genome contains the following window.
GGACCAAGATCGGGCTCTTGGGCGTGGCCTACAAAAAGGACGTCGACGATCCTCGCGAGAGTCCTTCCTTCAAGCTAATGGAAGAGCTCCTGAAACGAGGTGCCGAACTCAGTTACAACGATCCGCACATCCCGGTGCTGCCAGAGATGCGGCACTATGATGTGCCCAAGATGACCAGCGAAGACCTCACCGCCCACTGGTTGGCCCAACAAGACCTGGTCCTGATCGCCACCGACCATTCCGCCTACGACTACGCATTCATCGTGCAGCACAGCAAGCTGGTACTGGATACCCGCAACGCGACGAAGGGTGTGACGCAGAATCGGGAGCGGATTGTGAAGGCTTAACCTCCGGTCACAAACAGAACACCCTTCGTCGCGGCCAATATTGGTTCGAATTGTCAAAGAGCATTGGCGCGAAACCTTTGACGGCCCGCCCCTCACGGTTCCATCCTGATGGACAAGTTCAATCGATTACCTTGTTTATCCCGTGAATCACGACGACAATGTTGTTTCGCTAGAAGCCCGAAAACGCTCTCGCCTCACGATTGGCAGGGAAATTGAATGTAGCGACTTGCAGTGCGTAATTCGTCGCATGTAGGGCGTCATCGAGCTGGGTTTCGGGATGTGAATACTTGATCGTTCGGTTCACATCGTCATATTCAGCGACTTCACAAACAAACTCATCGAGCAGTCTCCCGCACTCTTGCCTTCTGGGAAAGAGTATTTTCCTCGCCTTGACTCGACTGAATAGCCCGCCGATAGTCGCCGAACGCCCGACCGTCCATTTCGCAAGAACACCGTCACGTTGAGGGGGCTGACCGGCCGCGGAATAAAAAATTGCGAATAGCCTTGCATCAAGATCATGATTCTGTAAAAGCAGGCGATTATAAACGAGTCCGTTGCCTCCGCCGTCGGCACCGATCCATCGAACTCTAAACGTCCGACAAAGCTCCGCAATCTTCTTTAGCACAACATCAGGGTCCTCATTGGGCATTAGGTGGCTAAAATGATGGACCTCAAACATGTAGTCTCTATTCATGAATCCGATAACAATTGCCGTTCGGCTGACAGCACCACCACCCCAGTCAATTCCTGCGACAAGTTCGCCTTGGGCGACTACAGGGACATCGGACCATGCCCTTGCCATTGGCCTCTCGGTACAACATGCTTCTAACTCGCTAAGTGTTACCACATGCTCGCCCAAAGTTGTCGGCATTCCTAAAACCTCATTCTTAAAGCGTGAGAGGTCGTAATGCCTTCGCCGGTCTTGCAAATCGACATGGTCCATCCAAGGTACCATGACGTGGTTGATCCAATATCCGTCCCCCCACGTCGATAAGGGATTGCGAGGCACCCAATTACCACGTGATGGATCGATCGGCGCAGCACATTGGCTGCATACAGGACCGTCTGCTCCAAGACAACGCTCATCTGGAACGACACCATATCCACAAGAAGAACATTCCATGGTCCACTCGTGAGCCGTGGATTGGGAGAACACCGCGTCAAGGGGATTATCGAGCAGCTTGGGCGTCCCGGTGAGTATCGTCTTTCTTACTTCAGAATGACTCATGGTTTCCTGAAGGACTGGCAAGTTCCCAGCGGCGATGTCCTGGAATTCATCCACCAATAATACGTCCGCGCTAATCCCCCGAGCTGCATCTGCCGAACGATATGCTGCTCGGATATAGAGCTCTGAACCATTGACAAAACTCATGTTCGTAATCGGCAACCGCTGGCGGGAACGTCCTAATAGACACCTCCGAATCACTGGACTCTGTTCCAACGATTGAATTAGGCGAGTTCGGCTGAACACTCTGGCTTGCTCCATTCGTGGACAGACAAACAAAATTCGAGTCCCTTGTTGAACACATGCTAGATGCAAAATCGTGTTGACTAGGAACGTGCTCTTCTCTACTTGCCTACTTGTGCGAAGTATCAAGTTCTTCGCCGACGATTCATAGAATCCGGGAAGGTAAGGACGATCATCGAAACGAATTCGCTCCCGATTTAGAAAGACAAAGCTCTTACAAAACTCAAGCTTGCCCACCTTCCTCATCCTCGTCGTACTCTTCCATGATACTGGCGATCTGCTGATCGGTAAGAAACGGTTCGAATGTGTTCAACAGGAAAGGGTGCTCTCGAAGATGTTGCATGATGTCAGGATCGTCAATCCGACCTTCATCGCGACGAGACTGCATCCGTTGGTTAGCTTGCAGCATGGTGCCGTAGACCCCACGCATCGCATTGGCCTGCACGGGGGTGAGTATTCCCATGGCGATGAGGCCAGGCATCTGCCCCATCGAACGAAGAATCTCATCACTACTCATCGCCCTCGGAGGACTTGGCTCCGCCGTTCGCCGATTGGATGAGTCTTGTGACCGATTCACAGCAGGCGTGGTCGGTCGACGTCGCTTCTTACCCGGTTTTCGCTGTGGATTGCGATCACCGGCGTCATCCTCAGTTGCGTCAGACATGACTCTTATCCTTAACAAGTACTATCATCTGAAAACGCCTGCTTCAGGTTTGGCAGACGAGCAAAAATGAAAAAACGTTGGCTCGACGATCTGATGGCTTCTCTTTACTGTGAGGTTCGTTTCGCAGATTCGCGCCTCGGCGCACGCCTGGTTCAGGTTGACTCGGCTTTCGTTATCGTGTTCAAACTTGCCAGTTGCGTGTTCGCCCCATCTGCCTGCATAGCATTCGTGATTCGGTTGATCATCCTAGTTACCGTGCCCCGACGCTGAATTCCAAGCACCTCCGCTAACTGCAAGGAAGTGATATCGGGATTGTGGACAACCTCCTGTATGGCTCGAAACCAAGCCGTCAGCGCCAGTTGTGACCGCTCCATGACCGTCCCGTGCCGGAGGCCAACCTGCCGATGACAACCATTGCACTCCCACCGCTTCTGACGTTGAAGCCAACTTCCCTGAGCACCGAGGCAGCGCGGACATCGCCAGTTCGATCGACTAAAGCGTTTTGCAAGATGTTTCTCGCATGCCGCTTCCGTCTCGAATAGATTTGCCGAATTATCCTTCTGCTCAGTCTTTTCCTGTGATTGACGAGTCATTCGATCGTGCTGAATCTCACGAAGCTTATTGAGAGCCGCGTAGAACGCCTTTTCGTGTCCCCGTCGATAACGGTTAAACTTGTCCAATGCTTCCGTTGACACAGCCGAGGCCAGAACTGCGTCTTCCCGCTCGTCAGCATCATCCCCAGGTTCACTACTGGTGCTTAGAATCATGCCCGATAGTTCGCGTGCACCATGCCGAAGGACGGCGCCCTCGGCCTTTTCACCGAGTTCCATCATCGCCGCATGACGTGCCATCTCTGCCACAAGCAACTGCTCCGTTGTACCCGCGGGCTTAAATTCCTGA
Protein-coding sequences here:
- a CDS encoding phage terminase large subunit family protein, with the protein product MRKVGKLEFCKSFVFLNRERIRFDDRPYLPGFYESSAKNLILRTSRQVEKSTFLVNTILHLACVQQGTRILFVCPRMEQARVFSRTRLIQSLEQSPVIRRCLLGRSRQRLPITNMSFVNGSELYIRAAYRSADAARGISADVLLVDEFQDIAAGNLPVLQETMSHSEVRKTILTGTPKLLDNPLDAVFSQSTAHEWTMECSSCGYGVVPDERCLGADGPVCSQCAAPIDPSRGNWVPRNPLSTWGDGYWINHVMVPWMDHVDLQDRRRHYDLSRFKNEVLGMPTTLGEHVVTLSELEACCTERPMARAWSDVPVVAQGELVAGIDWGGGAVSRTAIVIGFMNRDYMFEVHHFSHLMPNEDPDVVLKKIAELCRTFRVRWIGADGGGNGLVYNRLLLQNHDLDARLFAIFYSAAGQPPQRDGVLAKWTVGRSATIGGLFSRVKARKILFPRRQECGRLLDEFVCEVAEYDDVNRTIKYSHPETQLDDALHATNYALQVATFNFPANREARAFSGF